One window of Microcoleus vaginatus PCC 9802 genomic DNA carries:
- the ccsB gene encoding c-type cytochrome biogenesis protein CcsB produces MDLVVLQNWLDNISFAVLFSTMLIYWVGAAFPGIPYLGALGTAGMAVANLSIAALLGSRWIEAGYFPLSNLYESLFFLVWGITAIHLVAENMSRSRLVGVATSPVAMAISAFAALTLPATMQSAEPLVPALKSNWLMMHVSVMMLSYSTLMVGALLAIAFLIVTRGQKIELTGSSFGTNSNRNTNYRLQRPQNPEPQIAETSADSALVFSEPSFNSNNNGLGTTAVLELATVQTPSTAPTQTAELLSPQRLNLAETLDNISYRIIGLGFPLLTVGIIAGAVWANEAWGSYWSWDPKETWALITWLVFAAYLHARITRGWQGRRPAILAATGFVVVWICYLGVNLLGKGLHSYGWFF; encoded by the coding sequence ATGGATCTGGTCGTACTCCAGAACTGGCTGGACAACATCTCCTTTGCCGTTTTGTTCTCCACAATGCTCATTTACTGGGTTGGCGCAGCATTCCCCGGCATTCCCTACCTGGGGGCCCTAGGCACCGCAGGAATGGCCGTCGCCAACCTATCCATCGCCGCTTTACTCGGTTCTCGATGGATAGAAGCCGGCTACTTCCCCTTAAGCAATCTCTACGAATCCCTATTTTTCCTAGTTTGGGGAATCACCGCCATCCACCTAGTCGCGGAAAACATGAGTCGTTCCCGTTTAGTAGGAGTAGCCACATCCCCCGTAGCAATGGCAATATCCGCCTTTGCAGCCCTGACTCTGCCGGCAACCATGCAATCTGCAGAGCCCCTAGTACCCGCCCTCAAATCAAACTGGCTGATGATGCACGTTAGCGTCATGATGCTCAGTTACTCAACTTTAATGGTAGGAGCGCTACTGGCGATCGCCTTTTTAATCGTCACCCGCGGCCAAAAAATCGAACTCACCGGTAGTTCCTTCGGCACCAACAGCAACCGCAACACCAACTACCGCCTCCAACGCCCTCAAAACCCCGAACCTCAAATTGCAGAAACCAGCGCCGACAGCGCATTAGTTTTCAGCGAACCCTCTTTCAACTCCAACAATAATGGTTTGGGCACCACCGCAGTGCTCGAATTAGCAACCGTTCAAACCCCATCAACCGCCCCAACTCAAACCGCAGAACTTCTCTCGCCCCAGCGATTGAATCTAGCAGAAACTCTTGATAACATTAGCTATCGCATCATCGGTTTAGGATTCCCCTTACTGACAGTTGGCATTATTGCCGGTGCGGTTTGGGCTAACGAAGCTTGGGGTTCATACTGGAGTTGGGACCCGAAAGAAACTTGGGCGCTAATTACTTGGTTGGTATTTGCTGCCTACTTGCACGCCCGCATTACTCGTGGCTGGCAGGGAAGACGCCCAGCAATTTTAGCAGCCACAGGTTTTGTGGTAGTTTGGATTTGCTATCTAGGCGTTAATCTGTTAGGCAAAGGTTTACATTCCTACGGTTGGTTTTTCTAA
- a CDS encoding KGK family protein, which yields MDESKIFPQENDVVSAPTSALMYQCTFKVSEFMAIMQSKLVDEKLFSDGLDCELLSAGKDWTKGKLRMRLEFIPLEPEIKEQKALPAAAERSDTVQNYAVDTSTQTDIDEPLNQCDSTQISNHFPISRYPDRDPQSIGMWS from the coding sequence ATGGACGAATCGAAAATATTTCCCCAAGAAAACGATGTTGTGTCTGCCCCTACCAGCGCTTTGATGTATCAATGTACATTCAAAGTCAGCGAATTTATGGCCATTATGCAGTCAAAATTGGTAGACGAAAAATTATTTTCAGACGGTCTGGATTGCGAGCTATTAAGTGCTGGCAAAGACTGGACTAAAGGAAAACTTAGAATGCGTCTGGAGTTCATTCCGCTCGAACCTGAAATCAAAGAACAAAAAGCCCTTCCTGCCGCTGCTGAAAGATCAGACACCGTTCAAAACTACGCCGTAGATACCTCAACTCAAACCGATATAGATGAGCCATTAAATCAATGTGACTCAACACAAATAAGTAATCATTTTCCTATTTCTAGGTATCCAGACCGCGATCCCCAAAGTATAGGAATGTGGAGCTAG
- the tilS gene encoding tRNA lysidine(34) synthetase TilS, whose product MAESSNWIHLHAQVHRTLLYRQILPSNQRLLVAVSGGQDSLCLIKLLLDLQPKWGWNLAIVHCDHRWRSDSQASANHVEQLARNWGISYYVETASDIPTTEAAARKWRYQALTEIAIAHNYPYIVTGHTASDRAETLLYNLIRGSGADGLSALTWRRPLLDFRLPILDFRLGNAGENPNSQISADLRLENQAENSQSKIQNLKSKIYLVRPLLEITRLQTGQFCQEQKLPIWEDSTNQNLQYSRNRIRAELLPYLETHFNPKAQQALAQTAELLRADVEYLELAASDLLQRAMSPVADSPQVNFQLPVKLNRPILREAPLALQRRAMRQLLQQILPSAPSFESVEKLTHLIVAPNRSQTDPFPGGAIGRVEHPSIILDIKF is encoded by the coding sequence ATGGCTGAATCTTCCAATTGGATCCACCTGCACGCTCAAGTTCACAGGACGCTGCTTTACCGACAAATATTGCCATCAAATCAGCGCTTGCTAGTAGCAGTATCCGGCGGACAAGATTCTCTGTGTTTAATTAAATTACTCCTAGATTTGCAGCCAAAATGGGGGTGGAACCTAGCGATTGTTCACTGCGATCATCGTTGGCGTTCTGACTCCCAAGCGTCGGCCAATCATGTAGAACAATTAGCTAGAAACTGGGGAATATCCTACTATGTGGAAACAGCCTCGGACATCCCCACAACAGAAGCCGCCGCCAGAAAGTGGCGATATCAAGCTTTAACCGAAATTGCGATCGCCCATAACTACCCCTACATTGTTACAGGCCACACAGCCAGCGATCGCGCCGAAACACTTCTCTACAACCTGATTCGCGGCAGTGGCGCCGACGGACTTTCTGCCCTCACCTGGAGGCGGCCACTGCTCGATTTTCGATTGCCGATTTTAGATTTTAGATTGGGGAATGCCGGCGAAAATCCCAACTCCCAAATATCTGCCGATTTGAGATTGGAAAATCAGGCGGAAAATTCCCAATCGAAAATCCAAAATCTAAAATCTAAAATCTATTTAGTTCGTCCCTTGCTGGAAATAACTCGATTGCAAACAGGTCAATTTTGTCAAGAGCAAAAATTACCAATTTGGGAAGATTCCACAAATCAAAACTTGCAATATAGTCGCAACCGGATTCGAGCGGAATTATTGCCTTATTTGGAAACTCATTTCAACCCAAAAGCCCAACAAGCGCTAGCTCAAACAGCCGAACTCCTCCGTGCGGACGTAGAATATCTCGAACTTGCAGCCAGCGACTTGCTACAGCGAGCAATGTCTCCAGTTGCAGACAGCCCGCAGGTGAATTTTCAACTTCCCGTCAAGTTAAATCGCCCGATTTTGCGGGAAGCACCCCTGGCCTTGCAGCGACGCGCAATGCGGCAACTACTGCAACAAATATTGCCCTCAGCACCCAGCTTTGAAAGCGTAGAAAAACTTACCCACTTAATCGTAGCGCCCAACCGATCGCAAACTGATCCATTTCCTGGAGGAGCGATCGGTCGAGTCGAACACCCTTCGATAATTTTAGATATTAAATTTTAA
- a CDS encoding response regulator, which yields MQGNLSEIDIRSILQLIELGQRTGELFVEAYTSTGSSTGTQPTQRSLAGQSWYVFCFNGQIIYATQSAGSLFRLRDYLRRYKADTALDKIQVPYMASTNAPEYGYLWALLENHILTPAQGRNIIQSMIHETLFDLLSLHQGSFTFEMGPALAPQLTSLEISSLLAKIVKQVQQWKQFHPHIQSPNQCPVISDPSELRVALPVNTFNTLRRWADGHTSIRQMARYLNRDVLTVAKAIYPFVQQGLVQVFYEPSVTPTNNKKEWSSPETKVPRVVCIDDDNIIRKTVESILNEYGYEATTIGNPLQALSLVFQLKPDLILCDIAMPELDGYEICAMLRSSSAFRQTPIVMLTGIDGFIDRVKARMAGATDFYTKPFGESELLMLVEKYVGPGYPRVNLSERLLDRSLEDQLEEK from the coding sequence ATGCAGGGAAATTTGAGTGAAATAGACATCCGCAGCATCCTGCAATTGATTGAGTTAGGTCAGCGAACCGGAGAACTGTTCGTAGAGGCCTACACCTCCACCGGCAGCAGCACGGGTACTCAACCTACCCAGCGCTCCCTTGCAGGACAATCCTGGTATGTCTTCTGCTTCAACGGTCAGATTATTTACGCTACCCAGAGTGCGGGCAGTTTGTTTCGGTTGCGCGACTACCTGCGCCGCTACAAAGCAGATACCGCCCTCGACAAAATCCAAGTTCCCTATATGGCATCTACCAATGCCCCAGAATACGGCTACCTATGGGCCCTGCTAGAAAACCACATCCTCACCCCAGCTCAAGGGCGCAACATCATCCAGAGCATGATCCACGAAACCCTATTTGACTTGCTGAGTCTCCACCAGGGTTCCTTCACTTTTGAAATGGGCCCAGCTTTGGCTCCTCAACTGACCAGCTTAGAAATTAGCTCGCTGCTGGCCAAGATTGTCAAACAGGTGCAGCAGTGGAAGCAGTTTCACCCTCACATTCAGTCGCCCAACCAATGCCCGGTGATTTCCGACCCCTCCGAGCTGCGAGTCGCGCTGCCTGTCAATACCTTTAATACTCTCAGACGCTGGGCCGACGGGCACACTTCGATCCGCCAAATGGCGCGCTACCTCAACCGAGACGTGCTCACTGTCGCTAAGGCGATTTACCCATTTGTGCAGCAGGGATTGGTGCAAGTATTTTACGAACCCTCTGTTACCCCGACCAACAACAAAAAAGAATGGTCGTCCCCAGAAACCAAGGTTCCCAGAGTTGTCTGTATTGACGACGACAATATTATTCGCAAAACAGTCGAGTCAATTTTAAATGAATACGGTTACGAAGCTACTACGATCGGCAATCCCCTCCAAGCATTGAGTTTGGTGTTTCAACTCAAACCCGATTTAATTCTGTGTGACATCGCCATGCCGGAACTCGATGGCTACGAAATTTGCGCTATGCTGCGTAGTTCTAGCGCTTTCCGGCAGACGCCGATCGTTATGCTGACGGGCATCGACGGATTTATCGACCGCGTTAAAGCCCGCATGGCCGGAGCTACAGACTTTTACACCAAACCTTTTGGTGAAAGCGAGTTATTGATGCTGGTAGAAAAATATGTGGGACCGGGCTACCCTCGGGTCAATCTCTCGGAAAGATTATTAGACCGCTCACTAGAAGACCAATTAGAAGAAAAATAA
- a CDS encoding chemotaxis protein CheW, whose product MSGSPDFILPGLGVDPAPEFQELETPEGELHLRFYVPSGNEFALPATGIREVLSPSPDRMTPIPNVSSLLLGTLNMRGRVIWVADLGQFLGDQTPLNTDRPEIPIVAVEDQDTILGLAVDRIVGMDWLDVEQLHSQNNAPDGMIPFLRGEWMLGAPAQKVLRLLDQVKILRSARWAA is encoded by the coding sequence ATTAGCGGTAGCCCAGACTTTATATTACCAGGACTAGGGGTAGATCCGGCTCCGGAATTCCAAGAACTAGAAACTCCCGAAGGTGAGCTGCACCTGCGGTTCTACGTTCCTTCGGGGAACGAGTTCGCACTGCCAGCGACAGGGATTAGAGAGGTACTATCCCCGTCCCCAGACCGTATGACACCGATCCCCAACGTTTCCTCTTTGCTTTTAGGTACGCTAAATATGAGAGGACGAGTGATTTGGGTGGCAGACCTCGGCCAATTTCTGGGAGACCAAACACCTCTGAACACAGATAGACCCGAAATCCCGATCGTGGCTGTGGAAGACCAAGACACGATTTTGGGGCTGGCAGTCGATCGAATTGTGGGGATGGACTGGCTCGACGTAGAGCAACTGCACTCTCAGAACAATGCACCAGACGGCATGATTCCATTTCTGAGGGGAGAATGGATGTTAGGTGCACCAGCTCAGAAAGTGCTCCGACTGCTAGATCAAGTGAAAATTCTGCGCTCGGCGCGGTGGGCAGCGTGA